In Populus nigra chromosome 1, ddPopNigr1.1, whole genome shotgun sequence, one genomic interval encodes:
- the LOC133669891 gene encoding uncharacterized protein LOC133669891, which produces MSPASKSKSKDRKVGKEPQKASSKPSGPANAGSGISSSAYNPLSGTFHTIETVPTSSASPLHNNSRFRNIDETDDHLGGSLGAGVEYDSVSNNGSWSGESEDHKEKTSNHPVRQEAIPGTENDKREKIRQKNEKKHQRQKERRAHELHERCTGYLMSRKLEALAQQLVAMGFLHERATMALILNEGKLEESVTWLFEEGEHADKHRDQNLGGGTLKIDISEELARIVEMEIRYKCTKQEVERAVVASEGDLEKAVEGLRQLKLDPPSSPPKADENGDPPTSSNDKHSLAGSQNMVRPQPKLNPTSMIQQRRDDKDFNYTKAAVLVGGSLESGSKNVQSLKRIQPKSEWPRPQPTPTPTDKRWSSVGSNPSVSHSLASPLHGPPPPAKTETSYVTVGSEYKSLQPGTIREPVIMMQRPQSVNSKQVPTASISSSPPGTATGWYPTNSADIMKSNGLMPHVPSTRSPSPNIPSSNQMFHQFHYQQPQYFVPSSGPGDSPGTSKVNGLWSRAGASPSLAAASSLGLFSGLGSTGSSGATSPVDWSTSGSMEQLDYTSIDWSLNRGLSSPRPGGLWLGPSLKSSAQAYVSTGASGFGARLAMRSAPSGNGMPIPGLRDGGVANSETSSSGSHEWTSPFEGNDIFGLSRQFVSSPSL; this is translated from the coding sequence ATGTCTCCAGCTTCAAAATCAAAGTCAAAGGACAGAAAGGTTGGCAAGGAACCCCAGAAGGCTTCATCAAAGCCTTCGGGACCTGCTAATGCAGGAAGTGGTATCTCATCTAGTGCATACAATCCACTGTCTGGAACATTTCATACCATTGAAACAGTGCCGACATCCTCTGCTTCACCTCTACACAATAATAGTCGTTTCCGAAACATTGACGAGACAGATGATCATCTTGGAGGGTCGCTTGGAGCTGGGGTTGAGTATGATTCTGTTTCGAATAATGGTAGCTGGTCTGGCGAGTCAGAAGATCATAAAGAGAAGACATCTAATCATCCAGTCCGGCAAGAAGCAATACCAGGCACTGAAAATGATAAGCGGGAAAAAATCCGCCAGAAGAATGAGAAAAAGCATCAGCGTCAAAAGGAGAGGCGAGCACATGAGTTGCATGAGCGGTGCACTGGCTATCTTATGTCGAGAAAGCTGGAAGCACTAGCTCAACAGCTTGTTGCAATGGGATTTTTGCATGAACGGGCAACAATGGCTCTTATATTGAATGAAGGCAAGTTAGAAGAATCTGTAACATGGTTGTTTGAAGAGGGTGAACATGCAGATAAGCACAGAGATCAAAACCTTGGTGGGGGTACTTTGAAAATTGATATATCAGAAGAGCTTGCTCGGATTGTAGAAATGGAAATCAGATATAAGTGCACAAAGCAGGAGGTTGAAAGAGCTGTGGTTGCCTCTGAAGGTGATCTTGAGAAGGCTGTAGAAGGTTTAAGACAACTGAAGCTAGATCCACCTTCTTCTCCTCCAAAAGCTGATGAAAATGGTGATCCTCCAACGTCAAGTAATGATAAGCATTCTTTAGCAGGTAGCCAGAATATGGTGAGACCACAACCAAAGCTCAACCCAACTTCCATGATACAGCAAAGAAGAGATGATAAAGATTTTAACTATACAAAAGCAGCTGTTCTGGTGGGAGGATCTTTGGAATCAGGTAGTAAAAATGTGCAGTCCTTGAAGAGAATACAACCGAAGTCGGAGTGGCCAAGACCTCAGCCAACTCCTACTCCAACTGACAAGAGATGGTCAAGTGTGGGATCAAATCCTTCTGTCTCTCACTCTTTGGCATCTCCTTTGCATGGGCCACCTCCACCTGCCAAGACGGAAACCAGTTATGTTACTGTTGGAAGTGAATACAAGAGCCTTCAGCCTGGAACTATCAGAGAACCAGTTATTATGATGCAGCGGCCTCAATCTGTAAATTCAAAGCAGGTTCCAACTGCAAGCATAAGCTCATCTCCTCCTGGAACAGCCACTGGTTGGTATCCCACCAATAGTGCTGATATCATGAAGTCAAATGGCTTGATGCCACACGTTCCTAGCACAAGAAGCCCCAGCCCAAACATTCCGAGTTCGAATCAGATGTTCCACCAATTTCATTATCAACAACCGCAGTATTTTGTCCCCAGCAGTGGCCCAGGGGATTCTCCTGGAACCAGCAAAGTAAATGGCTTATGGAGTAGAGCTGGTGCATCGCCATCACTTGCTGCTGCTTCTTCCCTTGGACTTTTCTCTGGTTTGGGCTCAACAGGTTCATCAGGGGCAACCTCTCCAGTTGATTGGAGCACTTCCGGGTCAATGGAGCAGTTAGATTACACCAGCATAGACTGGAGTTTGAATCGAGGTTTATCTTCCCCAAGGCCCGGTGGATTGTGGTTAGGACCAAGTTTAAAGAGCAGTGCTCAAGCGTATGTTTCCACGGGCGCTTCTGGCTTTGGTGCTAGACTGGCAATGAGATCAGCTCCCAGCGGCAATGGCATGCCCATTCCTGGATTGCGGGATGGTGGTGTGGCTAATTCAGAAACATCCAGCTCCGGTTCCCATGAATGGACCTCTCCGTTTGAAGGGAATGATATCTTTGGCTTGTCAAGACAGTTTGTTTCATCTCCTTCGCTGTAG